From a single Aggregatilinea lenta genomic region:
- a CDS encoding Glu/Leu/Phe/Val family dehydrogenase codes for MAVQAQATEHINAYTIALQQYDRAVAYLDLPAGIKNFLRYPKRELTVNFPVRMDNGDINIFTGYRVHHNTVLGPSKGGIRYAPQVDLDEVRALAMWMTWKCALVNLPYGGAKGGVICDPLDMSQSELERLTRRYATEISLFISPHGDIPAPDMGTNAQTMAWIMDTYSMTVGYSVPAIVTGKPLNVGGSQGRTEATGRGVVICMDEALRRSGRSRTSEIRMAIQGFGNVGMYAAKHAYDLGYKVIAVSDVTGGYLNEHGLDVDDVMAYTATSHHHQLAGYKNAQRISNAELLALDCDVLAPCALENQITIENAADVKAFLIVEGANGPTTPEADDILTAKGIEVVPDVLANAGGVTVSYFEWVQGLQSFFWDVEEVNRQLRRVLIRAYDDVIRTRDQFEVDMRTAAQITAIKRVGDATFTRGIYP; via the coding sequence ATGGCAGTACAGGCACAAGCAACCGAGCATATCAATGCCTACACCATTGCCCTTCAACAATACGATCGTGCCGTTGCTTATTTGGACTTGCCCGCCGGAATCAAGAATTTTTTGCGCTACCCCAAACGCGAGCTGACGGTCAACTTTCCGGTCCGCATGGACAACGGTGATATCAACATCTTCACGGGTTACCGCGTGCATCACAACACGGTCTTGGGGCCGTCGAAAGGCGGCATTCGCTACGCCCCGCAGGTCGATCTCGACGAGGTGCGGGCGCTGGCGATGTGGATGACCTGGAAGTGCGCGCTGGTCAACCTGCCCTATGGTGGGGCGAAGGGCGGCGTTATCTGCGACCCGCTGGACATGAGCCAGTCGGAGCTGGAGCGCCTGACCCGCCGCTACGCGACCGAGATCAGCCTGTTCATCAGCCCTCACGGTGACATTCCGGCGCCGGACATGGGCACCAACGCCCAGACGATGGCCTGGATCATGGACACCTATAGCATGACGGTCGGCTATTCGGTCCCGGCGATCGTGACCGGCAAGCCGCTGAACGTCGGCGGCAGCCAGGGCCGCACCGAGGCGACCGGGCGCGGCGTGGTGATTTGCATGGACGAGGCGCTGCGCCGCAGCGGGCGCTCGCGCACCTCGGAAATCCGCATGGCCATCCAGGGCTTCGGCAATGTGGGCATGTACGCCGCCAAGCATGCGTATGACCTGGGCTACAAGGTGATCGCCGTCAGCGACGTGACGGGCGGCTACCTTAACGAACACGGTCTGGACGTCGACGACGTGATGGCCTACACCGCAACCAGCCACCATCACCAGCTCGCGGGCTACAAGAACGCGCAGCGCATCAGCAACGCCGAGCTGCTGGCGCTGGACTGCGACGTGCTGGCCCCGTGCGCGCTGGAGAACCAGATCACGATCGAAAACGCGGCAGACGTGAAAGCGTTCCTGATCGTGGAGGGCGCGAACGGCCCGACCACGCCCGAAGCCGACGACATCCTGACGGCCAAGGGCATCGAGGTGGTCCCGGACGTGCTGGCCAACGCGGGCGGCGTGACCGTCTCGTACTTCGAGTGGGTGCAGGGCTTGCAGTCGTTCTTCTGGGACGTGGAAGAAGTCAACCGGCAGCTGCGCCGCGTGCTGATCCGCGCCTACGACGACGTGATCCGCACGCGCGATCAATTCGAGGTGGACATGCGCACGGCAGCCCAGATCACAGCCATCAAGCGAGTGGGCGACGCGACCTTCACGCGCGGGATATACCCGTAA
- a CDS encoding glycosyltransferase yields MTTTTPILYLVNEFADASVNNLLLALIDKLDPVHFEFHVLGLKDDGGPLESAFEEAGAHVVRLGMRDRLGVGLVRPLVKYIQEHHIEIVHTHVLRPDVLGGVAGRLARCPIIISTKHNPSYTRHQPAWLLRNAVYWPVMYLPTHIVTVSEAIRQQAIKTLRIHPDRVSTIHNGIHVERFYRPDARLPLRASLGFGPEHLVMTFTGRLVGGKGLRVLLPAAQQVMAQHPHVRLLIVGSGPLEADLKQMAQDLGIAAQTVFTGFRTDIPQVLAASDIFVLPSGIEGLPLALLEAMAARKPAVAAISGGTPEVITDGETGLLVPPGDVGSLVVALDALVTNASWRQYLAERGQQHVRTHFSVDSMTNEHHTLYQSLTQQRGRGLLTVP; encoded by the coding sequence GTGACAACTACGACGCCAATCCTGTATCTGGTCAACGAGTTCGCCGACGCGTCGGTGAACAACTTGCTGCTGGCGCTTATCGACAAGTTGGACCCCGTTCACTTCGAGTTCCACGTGTTAGGCCTCAAAGACGACGGCGGACCGCTTGAAAGCGCGTTCGAGGAGGCCGGGGCGCATGTCGTCCGGCTGGGGATGCGCGATCGGCTCGGCGTTGGGTTGGTCCGCCCGCTGGTGAAATACATTCAAGAGCATCACATCGAAATCGTGCACACGCACGTGCTGCGCCCGGACGTGCTCGGTGGGGTGGCGGGACGGCTGGCACGCTGTCCCATCATCATCTCGACCAAGCATAATCCCAGCTATACCCGCCACCAGCCCGCGTGGCTGCTGCGCAACGCGGTCTACTGGCCTGTGATGTACCTGCCGACGCACATCGTCACCGTGTCCGAGGCGATCCGCCAGCAGGCGATCAAGACTCTGCGCATCCACCCCGACCGCGTCTCGACCATTCATAACGGGATTCACGTCGAGCGATTCTACCGGCCCGATGCACGCCTCCCCCTGCGCGCGAGCCTGGGCTTTGGCCCGGAGCATCTTGTCATGACGTTTACGGGGCGGCTCGTGGGCGGCAAGGGGCTGCGCGTGCTGCTGCCCGCCGCGCAGCAGGTGATGGCGCAACATCCGCATGTGCGCCTGCTGATCGTGGGCAGCGGGCCGCTCGAAGCCGATCTGAAGCAGATGGCGCAGGATCTCGGCATTGCCGCGCAGACCGTGTTCACCGGTTTCAGGACCGACATCCCGCAGGTGTTGGCCGCGTCGGACATCTTCGTGCTACCGTCCGGGATCGAGGGGCTGCCGCTGGCACTGCTCGAGGCGATGGCGGCCCGCAAACCGGCGGTCGCGGCCATCAGCGGCGGCACGCCGGAAGTGATCACCGACGGCGAGACGGGCCTGCTGGTGCCCCCGGGGGATGTTGGCAGTCTGGTGGTGGCCCTCGACGCGCTGGTTACGAACGCATCATGGCGGCAGTATCTGGCCGAGCGCGGGCAGCAGCACGTCAGGACGCACTTCAGCGTGGATAGCATGACCAACGAGCACCACACGCTCTACCAGTCGCTCACGCAGCAGCGCGGTCGTGGGCTGCTGACCGTGCCCTGA
- a CDS encoding PIG-L family deacetylase, giving the protein MMTPSTTSSASRRMLLAFAHPDDESFGMGGTIARYAGQGVEVNLVCSTNGDVGTVAEERLNGYKSISELRLAELQCAADTLGMKKVITYGYCDSGMMGSPENQNPECLWQADPDVVEARLVADIRRLKPQVIVTFDPYGGYGHPDHIFMHRSTTSAFHKAGDPASYPEQLADGLEPYQPQKLYYTIFPRMQLRLMVLAVRLRGQDPRRMGVNKDLDLQAALDNSLPANTRIDIRGFMDKWDAASNCHASQANPRQQSGPMAWVRRFVSRNQEFARVWPEPKPGEAVERDLFAGVA; this is encoded by the coding sequence ATGATGACGCCTTCAACCACTTCCTCAGCTTCCCGCCGTATGCTGCTCGCGTTCGCCCACCCGGACGACGAATCGTTCGGCATGGGCGGCACCATCGCCCGCTACGCCGGTCAGGGCGTGGAGGTCAATCTGGTCTGCTCGACCAACGGCGATGTGGGCACCGTCGCCGAGGAGCGCCTGAACGGCTACAAGTCCATCTCCGAGCTGCGGCTGGCGGAACTGCAATGCGCCGCCGATACGCTCGGCATGAAAAAAGTGATCACGTATGGCTACTGCGACAGCGGCATGATGGGGTCGCCGGAGAACCAGAATCCCGAGTGCCTGTGGCAGGCCGACCCCGACGTGGTCGAGGCGCGGCTCGTGGCGGACATCCGCCGCCTGAAGCCGCAGGTCATCGTGACGTTTGACCCGTACGGCGGCTACGGCCACCCCGACCACATCTTCATGCACCGCAGCACGACCAGCGCGTTCCACAAGGCAGGCGATCCGGCCTCCTACCCGGAACAACTCGCGGACGGGCTGGAACCCTACCAGCCGCAGAAGCTGTATTACACCATCTTCCCGCGCATGCAGCTCAGGCTGATGGTGCTGGCGGTACGCCTGCGCGGCCAGGACCCGCGCCGCATGGGCGTGAATAAGGACCTCGACCTGCAGGCCGCACTCGACAACAGCCTACCGGCCAACACGCGCATCGACATTCGCGGCTTCATGGACAAGTGGGATGCCGCCTCGAACTGCCACGCCAGCCAGGCCAACCCGCGCCAGCAGAGCGGTCCGATGGCGTGGGTGCGGCGCTTCGTCTCGCGCAACCAGGAGTTCGCACGCGTCTGGCCGGAGCCGAAGCCCGGCGAGGCGGTCGAGCGGGACCTCTTCGCGGGAGTGGCATGA
- a CDS encoding glycosyltransferase family 39 protein, with translation MEQTYAVGVSQTAINRPVTAGRWASQARSNGAANVRPWYFLGTALAILLVAFVLRMWNLGGASLWTDEGLSALRAQASLSESFDSILSSGNQTPFYFMLLRLMPNTSEVLLRLPSVLFGLLGVAVLMAVGLRLYKDYHLALWAGALLAVNPYHILLSRTARPYAFIFAMSLLIGTVFLELLRGHRSRGLWITLTVASGVAYLTHYTLLALPAAEFLVMLMLWHGDWAMFKRWVVAQVLACVPVVTWLIVLMNHPVNVGPAWVPTPGLQDVPLTLWSMTIGYDGIREFYTLPAVLIISLGLTFGIYAAFQEMRKNPANLLWFWLITATLAVAFFISAFIISFYVDRYFMMFLPAVLFLTVYGVRRAPRQVANGALAVLSLTALGNILFSFHSGEYQRADYRGAAEFIAREYKPGDAVIIERENVQEVFTRYFEPGSKESPELVLLSNTPDTVPYETTGRRVWVVYRNPNEDIHEQGAMPDFDPLQPGLSPTGDWLVSHRDMILRQRSFNGVTVLELQMGERILAGGIEVSLAQ, from the coding sequence ATGGAGCAGACCTACGCGGTAGGCGTGAGCCAGACGGCCATCAACCGTCCGGTAACAGCAGGGCGTTGGGCCAGCCAGGCGCGGTCGAACGGCGCAGCGAATGTGCGCCCGTGGTACTTCCTGGGCACGGCTTTGGCGATCCTGCTGGTCGCGTTTGTCCTGCGGATGTGGAATTTAGGCGGCGCGAGCCTGTGGACCGACGAGGGTCTCAGCGCCCTGCGCGCGCAAGCCAGCCTGTCGGAATCATTTGATTCCATCCTGTCGTCCGGCAATCAGACGCCGTTCTACTTCATGCTGCTGCGCCTGATGCCCAACACCAGCGAGGTGCTGCTGCGCCTGCCGTCGGTCCTGTTCGGGCTGCTGGGCGTCGCGGTCCTGATGGCGGTTGGGCTGCGGCTCTACAAGGACTATCACCTTGCGCTGTGGGCCGGGGCGCTGCTGGCCGTGAATCCGTACCACATTTTGCTCTCGCGCACGGCGCGGCCCTACGCGTTCATCTTCGCGATGTCACTGCTGATCGGCACCGTGTTTTTGGAGCTGCTGCGCGGGCATCGCTCGCGCGGGCTGTGGATCACGCTGACCGTCGCCAGTGGTGTGGCCTACCTGACGCACTATACGCTGCTGGCGCTGCCTGCCGCCGAGTTCCTGGTGATGCTCATGCTGTGGCACGGCGACTGGGCGATGTTCAAGCGCTGGGTGGTGGCGCAGGTTCTGGCGTGCGTGCCGGTCGTCACGTGGCTGATCGTGCTGATGAACCACCCGGTCAACGTCGGCCCGGCCTGGGTGCCCACGCCCGGTTTGCAGGACGTCCCGCTGACGCTGTGGAGCATGACTATCGGCTACGACGGCATCCGCGAGTTCTACACGCTGCCCGCCGTGCTGATCATCTCGCTGGGGCTGACCTTTGGCATCTACGCGGCGTTCCAGGAGATGCGCAAGAATCCGGCTAACCTGCTGTGGTTCTGGCTGATCACGGCGACGCTGGCTGTGGCGTTCTTCATCTCGGCCTTCATCATCTCGTTTTACGTGGACCGCTATTTCATGATGTTCCTGCCTGCGGTGCTGTTCCTGACCGTGTACGGCGTGCGCCGCGCGCCGCGTCAGGTGGCCAACGGCGCGCTGGCGGTCCTGTCGCTGACGGCGCTGGGCAACATCCTGTTCTCGTTCCACTCCGGCGAATACCAGCGCGCGGATTATCGCGGCGCGGCGGAGTTCATCGCGCGGGAGTACAAACCCGGCGACGCCGTGATCATCGAGCGCGAAAATGTGCAGGAGGTCTTCACGCGCTACTTCGAGCCGGGCAGCAAAGAAAGCCCGGAGCTGGTGCTGCTGTCCAACACGCCGGATACGGTCCCGTATGAGACGACTGGACGCCGTGTGTGGGTGGTCTACCGCAACCCGAACGAGGACATCCACGAGCAGGGCGCGATGCCGGACTTCGACCCGTTGCAGCCAGGGCTGTCCCCGACCGGCGACTGGCTGGTCTCGCACCGGGACATGATCCTGCGGCAGCGCAGCTTCAACGGCGTGACCGTGCTGGAGCTGCAAATGGGCGAGCGCATCCTGGCAGGCGGCATCGAAGTGTCGCTGGCGCAGTAG
- a CDS encoding DUF3048 domain-containing protein, with translation MRRLALLSLTAAVVFVIAASSVIALPLTEAGADLQATAPPTNTPRATVPPTNTPRPTVAVATPTPTPYVIGPDDFPDEINPLTGLPYPSAEAQHRRTLIIKVSNFPEVVRPQSGLSNADIVFEYEVEGAVTRFAAIFRSQGADHVGSVRSARLLDLELVPMFGALLAYSGANHWIDEYILNADWHWRALSPQHGVNDPCERFPRDDLAYEHTMFCDTFKLWDVAEERQVNDGQKVRGLAFSSLPDEGGEAAKDIYIDYWNERQDTRWQYNPADGRYYRWNSGLPHLDAATGQQLSTDNVVILEAVHVDRPDILDSEISGVVIETELWGSGTAWLFRDGLWYKGVWMHNQGQLGLWLTFPGGTEPMHLKPGQTWFEVVRPVMYGVEIAAEPVNAQATEQGIYAAQTQSAGATATYMAPYITPSPTPPTPTPVDLP, from the coding sequence ATGCGACGTTTGGCGCTCCTATCTCTCACCGCGGCGGTGGTGTTCGTGATCGCGGCCAGCAGCGTGATCGCGCTGCCGCTCACCGAAGCCGGAGCAGATCTTCAGGCCACCGCGCCGCCCACGAACACGCCGCGGGCGACGGTCCCGCCGACGAATACCCCGCGTCCCACGGTGGCCGTGGCGACGCCCACCCCGACACCGTACGTCATCGGCCCGGACGACTTCCCGGACGAGATCAACCCGCTGACCGGCCTGCCGTATCCGAGCGCGGAAGCGCAGCACCGGCGTACGCTGATCATTAAGGTGTCGAACTTTCCCGAAGTCGTGCGGCCCCAGAGCGGGCTGAGCAACGCCGACATCGTATTCGAGTACGAAGTCGAGGGCGCGGTGACGCGCTTCGCGGCGATCTTCCGCAGTCAGGGAGCCGACCACGTGGGCAGCGTGCGCAGCGCGCGCCTGCTCGACCTGGAGCTGGTGCCGATGTTTGGCGCGCTGCTGGCTTACAGCGGCGCGAACCACTGGATCGACGAATACATCCTCAACGCCGACTGGCACTGGCGCGCACTCTCGCCGCAGCACGGCGTGAACGACCCCTGCGAGCGCTTCCCACGCGATGATCTGGCCTACGAGCACACCATGTTCTGCGACACGTTCAAACTGTGGGACGTGGCCGAGGAGCGGCAGGTGAACGACGGGCAGAAAGTGCGCGGGCTGGCGTTCTCGTCCCTGCCGGACGAGGGCGGCGAGGCCGCGAAGGACATCTACATCGACTACTGGAACGAGCGCCAGGACACGCGCTGGCAGTACAATCCGGCGGATGGGCGTTATTACCGCTGGAACAGCGGCCTGCCGCACCTGGACGCCGCCACCGGCCAGCAGCTTTCGACCGACAACGTCGTGATCCTCGAAGCGGTGCACGTCGACCGGCCCGACATCCTCGACAGCGAGATTAGCGGCGTGGTGATCGAGACGGAGCTGTGGGGCAGCGGCACGGCATGGCTGTTCCGCGACGGCCTGTGGTACAAGGGCGTGTGGATGCATAACCAGGGCCAGCTCGGCCTGTGGCTGACCTTCCCCGGCGGCACGGAGCCGATGCACCTGAAGCCCGGCCAGACGTGGTTCGAGGTCGTGCGCCCGGTGATGTACGGGGTTGAGATCGCGGCGGAGCCGGTCAACGCGCAGGCGACCGAGCAGGGCATCTACGCGGCACAGACGCAGTCGGCAGGGGCGACCGCAACTTACATGGCCCCCTACATCACGCCGTCCCCGACCCCGCCCACGCCGACCCCGGTCGATCTGCCGTAG
- a CDS encoding DUF554 domain-containing protein, which yields MGGTLLNALTVLIGSSLGLLIGNRLPARIQESVITGLGLVTLFIGFSNSLKTGNAIIPLLSLVIGVIVGELLRLDLQLERLAGWLEARFSARTASDDAGTDDRRARFIQGFVTASLVFCVGPLTFLGSMQDGMGLDVGFQQLAIKSVLDGFSSMAFAASLGVGVLFSVLAVLSIQGGLALIGSVAGVFMTTPMLDEMTATGGLILIGLGLVLLDIKKPRIANFLPALILAPIIVAVAAELGINIYPNL from the coding sequence ATGGGGGGCACACTTCTTAACGCACTCACGGTGCTGATCGGCAGCTCGCTCGGCCTGCTGATCGGCAACCGGCTGCCAGCACGCATCCAGGAATCGGTGATCACGGGCCTGGGGCTGGTGACGCTGTTCATCGGGTTCTCCAACAGCCTGAAGACCGGCAACGCGATCATCCCGCTGCTGAGTCTGGTGATCGGCGTGATCGTCGGGGAGCTGCTGCGGCTCGACCTGCAACTGGAGCGGCTGGCGGGTTGGCTGGAGGCGCGGTTTTCCGCCCGCACCGCATCCGACGACGCCGGGACCGACGACCGCCGCGCGCGGTTTATTCAGGGTTTCGTGACGGCGAGCCTCGTGTTTTGCGTCGGCCCGCTGACCTTCCTCGGATCGATGCAGGACGGCATGGGGCTGGACGTGGGCTTCCAGCAGCTTGCCATCAAGAGCGTGCTGGACGGCTTCTCGTCGATGGCTTTTGCCGCCAGCCTGGGCGTCGGCGTGCTGTTCAGCGTGCTGGCCGTGCTGAGCATCCAGGGCGGGCTGGCGCTGATCGGCAGCGTGGCCGGAGTGTTTATGACGACGCCCATGCTCGACGAAATGACCGCGACGGGCGGCCTGATCTTGATCGGGCTGGGGCTGGTGCTGCTGGACATCAAAAAGCCGCGTATCGCCAACTTTTTGCCCGCGCTGATCCTCGCGCCGATCATTGTCGCCGTGGCGGCGGAACTCGGCATCAACATTTATCCCAATCTGTAG
- the ppc gene encoding phosphoenolpyruvate carboxylase, protein MAIRDTSTDLTSALSADIKLLGNLLGLIIREQHGEDAFVTVERVRANAKARRAGDQHATAELESIIEGLSLDQKRILIKAFSNYFQLINIAEDQQRVRVLREREATTGLNESINAAIHTLHDAGISAAEMRAILNRISARLVTTAHPTEAKRQEVLVKLRHIAQMIAERDRSMLLPREQAALEAALAEEIEELWQTRPTRSARATVADEVDFGIYFITHVVMDVLVDIYDDLRAALREHYPGEDWADLPALLRFASWIGGDRDGHPHVTPEVTRNTLRTLRAAARRVYLDEIVFLREHLTQSVDEVDVTELMRQTLEWEPATERFPGELYRQQIELIYERLQADTYQSGEDLLADLHVIEHSLRANRGQRVAGGALHRLIEKVRLFGLHLLPLDVRQDARVHAAALDELFRAYGIAESYTTLPEEEKQALLARELKNPRPLFPVELHFSDQTNMVAETWRMIAAAHRESGPAVIDTFIASMSTAPSDVLAMLLFAREVGVQDNLDLVPLFETVDDLHAAPEIMTALYRNDAYRRHLEARGMRQQIMLGYSDSSKDGGYLASNWGLHTAQQRLAQVCREYGVTLELFHGRGGSIGRGGGPTNRAILAQPRASMQGPIKITEQGEVIAYRYSNPDIARRHLHQVMHALLLAVGAPVITDVQPDWRAAMETLADLGQKAYQTFIYETPGFLEYWQQATPINELAKMPIGSRPAKRGAGGFAQIRAIPWVFSWMQSRAIIPSWYGVGHAFAGYCHDCDDPSSGGLATLRAMYAAWPFFQALVENAQLDLAKTDMEIAGIYSSLVADDALCAFYDEIVAEHARACNWICRITGQDELLDNSPVLQRSIERRNPYVDPLNFIQVNLLEELRALPPRSADREPLLQAIMMTINGIAAGMKTTG, encoded by the coding sequence ATGGCCATCCGCGACACCTCCACCGATTTGACGAGCGCCCTCAGCGCCGATATCAAGCTGCTGGGCAATCTACTGGGTCTGATCATCCGCGAACAGCACGGCGAAGATGCCTTCGTCACCGTCGAGCGCGTGCGGGCCAACGCCAAAGCGCGCCGCGCGGGCGATCAGCACGCCACCGCCGAGCTTGAAAGCATCATTGAGGGCCTGTCGCTCGATCAAAAGCGCATTTTGATCAAGGCCTTCAGCAACTATTTCCAGTTGATCAACATCGCTGAGGACCAGCAGCGCGTGCGCGTCCTGCGCGAGCGCGAAGCGACCACGGGCTTGAACGAGTCCATCAACGCGGCGATCCACACCCTGCACGACGCGGGCATCTCTGCCGCCGAGATGCGCGCCATCCTCAACCGCATCAGCGCGCGGCTGGTGACCACCGCCCACCCCACCGAAGCCAAGCGCCAGGAGGTGCTGGTCAAGCTGCGCCACATCGCGCAGATGATCGCCGAGCGCGACCGGTCGATGCTGCTCCCCCGCGAGCAGGCCGCGCTCGAAGCGGCGCTGGCCGAGGAGATTGAGGAACTGTGGCAGACGCGCCCCACACGCTCCGCCCGCGCGACCGTCGCCGACGAGGTGGACTTCGGCATCTATTTCATCACGCACGTGGTCATGGACGTGCTGGTCGACATCTACGACGACCTGCGCGCCGCCCTGCGCGAGCACTACCCCGGCGAGGATTGGGCCGACCTGCCCGCCCTGCTGCGCTTCGCCTCGTGGATCGGCGGGGACCGTGACGGTCACCCGCACGTCACGCCCGAAGTCACGCGCAACACCCTGCGCACCCTGCGCGCCGCCGCGCGCCGCGTCTACCTGGACGAAATCGTGTTCCTGCGCGAGCACCTCACCCAGTCCGTGGACGAGGTGGACGTCACCGAACTCATGCGGCAAACGCTCGAATGGGAGCCGGCCACCGAGCGCTTTCCCGGCGAGCTGTACCGCCAGCAGATCGAGCTGATCTACGAGCGCCTGCAGGCGGACACGTACCAGTCCGGCGAGGACCTGCTGGCCGACCTGCACGTGATCGAGCACAGCCTGCGGGCCAATCGCGGCCAGCGCGTGGCGGGCGGCGCGCTGCACCGGCTGATCGAAAAAGTGCGGCTGTTCGGGCTGCACTTGCTGCCGCTCGACGTGCGGCAAGACGCGCGCGTGCACGCCGCCGCCCTGGACGAGCTGTTCCGCGCCTACGGCATCGCGGAGTCGTATACCACCCTGCCGGAAGAAGAAAAACAGGCGCTGCTGGCCCGCGAGCTGAAGAACCCGCGTCCGCTGTTCCCCGTCGAACTGCACTTCAGCGACCAGACCAACATGGTCGCGGAGACGTGGCGCATGATCGCGGCGGCGCACCGCGAATCCGGCCCGGCGGTGATCGATACCTTCATCGCCAGCATGAGCACCGCCCCCAGCGACGTCCTGGCGATGCTGCTCTTCGCGCGCGAAGTCGGCGTGCAGGACAATCTCGACCTCGTGCCGCTGTTCGAAACGGTGGACGACCTGCACGCCGCGCCGGAGATCATGACCGCGCTCTACCGCAACGACGCCTACCGCCGCCACCTGGAAGCGCGCGGCATGCGCCAGCAGATCATGCTCGGCTATTCGGACAGCAGCAAGGACGGCGGTTATCTCGCCTCGAACTGGGGCCTGCACACCGCCCAGCAGCGGCTGGCCCAGGTCTGCCGCGAGTACGGCGTCACGCTGGAGCTGTTCCACGGGCGCGGCGGCAGCATCGGGCGCGGCGGCGGCCCGACCAACCGCGCGATCCTCGCGCAGCCGCGCGCCTCGATGCAGGGGCCGATCAAGATCACCGAGCAGGGTGAAGTCATCGCCTACCGTTACAGCAATCCCGACATCGCCCGCCGCCACCTGCATCAGGTCATGCACGCGCTGCTGCTGGCCGTCGGCGCGCCGGTCATCACCGACGTGCAGCCGGACTGGCGCGCCGCGATGGAAACGCTCGCGGACCTCGGCCAGAAGGCGTACCAGACCTTTATTTACGAGACGCCGGGCTTTTTGGAGTACTGGCAGCAGGCCACGCCGATCAACGAGCTGGCGAAGATGCCCATCGGCTCGCGTCCGGCTAAACGCGGTGCGGGCGGCTTCGCGCAGATCCGCGCCATTCCGTGGGTCTTCTCGTGGATGCAGAGCCGCGCCATCATCCCCAGTTGGTACGGCGTCGGCCACGCTTTCGCGGGCTATTGCCACGACTGCGACGACCCCAGCAGCGGCGGGCTGGCGACGCTGCGCGCGATGTACGCCGCGTGGCCGTTCTTCCAGGCGCTGGTCGAAAACGCGCAGCTCGACCTCGCCAAGACCGACATGGAGATCGCCGGAATCTACTCGTCGCTGGTGGCGGACGACGCGCTGTGCGCGTTCTACGACGAGATCGTGGCCGAGCATGCCCGCGCCTGTAACTGGATCTGCCGCATCACCGGGCAGGACGAGCTGCTCGACAACTCGCCCGTGCTCCAGCGCTCCATCGAGCGCCGCAACCCCTACGTCGATCCGCTGAACTTCATCCAGGTGAATCTGCTGGAGGAACTGCGCGCCCTGCCCCCCCGCAGCGCCGACCGCGAGCCGCTGCTGCAAGCGATCATGATGACCATCAACGGCATCGCGGCGGGCATGAAAACCACCGGATAG
- a CDS encoding DUF4179 domain-containing protein, with the protein MRWATAISLSIVFLLVVGAGAYAMQQWVHWIPDFDRGLQRAYEQQTGTELGASLTLDGVTVTLDWAYADAHRVAVFYSVNHAQSPYIPVKADVDVEAELPDGTRLPVIYGGGGGGGGGGGGGGGGAQHETTQVPLTSWALEGSVNFRTASVADDLEDLALRLRVRVRLDVVPVGGEAAPTAQAPEPLLLGPFDFEIELPVIPAILLTPQASQTVSDVTVHLKQVSITPSSTTVTLCMGGVTPDRAWLPDARLDFADGVQPEAGFTDMAPEVYRLDGQPCADLDFLVPYAGKPDQWTLVVERLATVEGGDVTLLEVSGPWTFELAVP; encoded by the coding sequence ATGAGGTGGGCTACGGCCATCAGCCTGAGCATCGTCTTCCTGCTCGTTGTCGGCGCCGGGGCCTATGCCATGCAGCAGTGGGTGCACTGGATTCCCGATTTCGATCGAGGACTGCAGCGCGCCTACGAGCAGCAGACCGGCACCGAGCTGGGCGCGAGCCTGACGCTCGACGGGGTGACGGTCACGCTGGATTGGGCATATGCTGATGCGCACCGCGTCGCCGTTTTTTACTCGGTCAATCACGCCCAGTCGCCCTACATTCCGGTCAAAGCCGATGTCGACGTCGAAGCCGAATTGCCGGATGGCACCCGCCTGCCCGTGATCTATGGCGGTGGCGGGGGAGGCGGCGGAGGCGGCGGCGGCGGGGGCGGGGGCGCACAGCATGAGACGACTCAGGTGCCGCTGACGAGCTGGGCGCTGGAGGGCAGCGTCAACTTCAGGACCGCCTCGGTCGCGGACGACCTCGAGGATCTGGCGCTGCGCCTCCGGGTCCGGGTCCGGCTGGATGTCGTCCCGGTTGGAGGGGAGGCCGCGCCCACAGCGCAAGCGCCGGAGCCGCTGCTGTTAGGCCCGTTCGACTTTGAGATCGAGTTGCCCGTTATCCCAGCGATCCTGCTCACCCCTCAAGCAAGCCAGACCGTCTCAGACGTCACCGTCCACCTGAAGCAGGTGTCGATCACGCCGTCGTCGACGACCGTGACGCTGTGCATGGGCGGCGTTACGCCGGACCGCGCATGGCTGCCCGACGCGCGGCTGGATTTTGCGGATGGCGTCCAGCCAGAGGCGGGCTTTACCGACATGGCCCCGGAGGTCTACCGCCTGGATGGACAGCCGTGTGCTGACCTGGACTTTCTGGTGCCGTACGCTGGCAAGCCCGATCAGTGGACGCTCGTCGTCGAGCGGCTGGCAACCGTCGAGGGGGGAGACGTGACCCTGCTGGAGGTAAGCGGTCCCTGGACTTTCGAGCTGGCCGTGCCGTAG